The Bacteroidota bacterium genome includes a window with the following:
- a CDS encoding FG-GAP-like repeat-containing protein has product MNILSNRRHAAIVAIIAVITFSVKCTSAQVVNYISPINIANRAIDVNKPVGATTGQANVTPAGAATYQIPIFCPPGTNGMQPSLSIAYNSQAGNGSLGWGFDLFGLSCVSRVAKTMIQDDSMTSVTMTKNDVFALDGNRLYVSTGVYGASGATYNSEMADFNTITSMGTSGSGPLWFKVVTPDGTVKEYGNSADSRTVKTADNSSTVGIWRLNKVTDYNGNYLTCEYDLQSGLITRIAYTGNALAGQQPYNEILFTYGQRSDFNTTYPYYNAPIVDKLLLVDITVKAEGSVVKKYHFNYNYGANDIYSLLNEIVESDASGNALNSTVVTWGDKLATGANSMTVQEGMVPTINYDPCHSPISILNLWMKHFPNWWTQEQKDKALGGFAQKMPAPTNKGYLFGDFDGDGLTDFVRLETKEIIVGPTRKIITWEYYSNTSAVAYPPLYIADAGGNISHTTKSMILLEGAVSDINGDGKDELFLNINDCEKGADSIDIVCFQMANSTFVELPQYTIKNMRSRGFDPGYQASVAFADLDGDQTANNIMVHLGLNDHTYFYNSLPIINNLTLPAPALDIYGKYKMIDFNGNGKPEILYTYVMNGTKKSNIYEKKGNSYPLLAVINIMQAVEDSVYPGDYNGDGKTDLLLYKKNQDRWDVAHSTGQTILVDATAALPSLNSFTQMNIEYSVLTGDYNGDGKTDVLIYSTDQSNPGQAGNVKIYYSYGGNFRPIDYGTPTITYNNGTLMSDVENAGDINKDGKDEIYFTRLTFLGDACSGRYTYTCSFDDGITPLKVTSVTDGYNNKTAFSYSKLSNPSIYTLGTNTDARLSTLKGSGTIVASMSQPDGIGGTSTTNFKYEGGLVHKFGKGFLGFSKVTAENTTTGIKSETSCTLDAATLMMNPALVKKYINNNLVSKVQNTFQYVALYGSNGHGYFKGLFPFTSQSIETDLLTGIINTSSYNYGTVANITTNKGNPLSVTETYGADGTQVTTNTYITANYATANGTISMLKPSSLQVSTTVTGQTAFVKKTNFTYNTNGRLWKTTEWANQTKTLLTTYDYTGNNFGLATKVTTTTSGITDRYKNFTYDTRGRFVLTETNMLGHTITYQYNNAFGVKTSVTDIAGNITTYLYDGLGRIKQENLPAGASNIYNYRWDNSVNNGLYYTEEKRANAPDTKTWYDQIGRPVYNTTEGFNGALVYTEKEYNAKGQLYRESKPHYGNELPKWITGTYQPNTGRPATTSNDGLITSYAYSGKTVSITDPGGKVSSKTINDFGQVVSSTDNGGTISTVFYSNGKPKTTSTNGTVISFAYDVYGNQTSLTDPNAGTSLFTYNIYGELLTQKDARGNLYSFLYDNAGRMTKKTGPDGVYEYSYVVSGPGKGKPSCLLSPGASVTYAYNNYGLPATVTENIAGAGYSYNYAYDNYLNNTAITYPNGLLVNNVYNVYGQLTEVKANGNQVWKKTSENAAGQILQELQSNGILTTYSYDAQNRLTQIQSPIQNDVYTYENTTGNLISRSDQLNLLNETFSYDNLDRLTEVVMNDISTKSMKYAPNGNINRKTDAGTYVYDAVKLNAVLRIAGTPGTTAIPSFTQDITYTAFNKIQQISENNKKIIYTYGPGQQRNKMSVYNGTTLVKSRIYCGLYEKETTAAGAVTDYCYIATSNGVTAVAINGLINYLRKDRQGSITGLINWNKVCLEQYSYDAWGRRRNPQTWEYSGFSTPTMLSRGYTFHEHLDDFGLINMNGRCYDPVAGRFLSPDPVVQATNLTQSYNRYSYCLNNPLKFSDPSGNTYYRCDATAGWSNGIDYKNWMKYIDEHKNDYDDMSYYGMITAINNIIGPGCNGMSGNASSAEMIYPNSEHHRETREATANGTYIQALNGMAMGKLLSAIITACPIIEKFISLPVSDGPDDPPTKNSTNLPSGRIKDERVVLDYMGIKVSYFVITKDNDPSAVVITTDQYGNYKSTSYGYGPIITATVGADGSLKLGGLGSNVGFDKNFNIIMDGAVPTGTTSRAGVSVKISSDFIESLFQSAVSMEFLDYCLILIAL; this is encoded by the coding sequence ATGAACATCCTTTCCAACCGCCGCCACGCGGCTATTGTGGCTATTATTGCCGTTATTACATTTTCTGTTAAATGTACAAGCGCACAAGTAGTGAATTACATTAGTCCTATAAACATTGCCAATCGTGCAATCGATGTGAACAAACCTGTTGGAGCAACAACCGGACAGGCGAACGTAACGCCCGCAGGTGCCGCCACGTATCAGATTCCGATATTCTGCCCGCCCGGAACTAATGGCATGCAGCCTTCTCTGTCTATAGCCTATAATAGCCAGGCAGGTAATGGCTCCTTGGGCTGGGGCTTTGATTTATTCGGATTGTCGTGCGTTTCCCGCGTTGCCAAAACCATGATTCAGGACGACTCAATGACGAGTGTTACCATGACAAAGAATGACGTATTCGCTTTAGACGGGAACAGGCTTTATGTGAGTACCGGTGTTTACGGAGCTTCCGGAGCGACATACAACAGCGAGATGGCCGATTTCAACACCATAACATCTATGGGTACTTCGGGCAGCGGACCGCTGTGGTTTAAGGTCGTAACCCCCGACGGCACTGTAAAAGAATATGGCAATTCTGCCGATTCGCGCACGGTAAAAACTGCTGACAACAGCAGCACTGTTGGAATTTGGCGTCTGAATAAAGTGACCGATTATAATGGCAATTATTTGACCTGTGAATACGACCTGCAAAGCGGTTTGATAACACGCATTGCTTATACGGGCAACGCTTTGGCAGGACAACAACCATACAATGAAATATTATTTACTTATGGTCAGCGCAGTGACTTTAATACAACTTATCCTTATTATAATGCACCGATAGTTGATAAATTACTGCTGGTTGACATTACTGTGAAGGCCGAAGGCAGTGTCGTAAAAAAATATCATTTCAATTATAATTACGGTGCAAACGACATCTATTCCTTACTTAATGAAATAGTAGAATCAGATGCCTCAGGAAATGCACTCAACTCTACTGTAGTAACATGGGGTGACAAACTTGCTACAGGCGCAAATTCAATGACAGTGCAGGAAGGGATGGTTCCTACAATAAATTATGACCCATGTCATTCACCAATCAGTATTCTTAACCTATGGATGAAACATTTTCCGAACTGGTGGACACAGGAACAAAAAGATAAGGCACTTGGAGGATTCGCTCAAAAAATGCCCGCCCCTACTAATAAAGGATATCTATTTGGTGATTTTGACGGAGATGGGCTGACCGATTTTGTACGTTTAGAAACAAAAGAAATCATTGTTGGACCGACAAGAAAAATAATTACGTGGGAATATTATTCAAATACGTCGGCCGTGGCTTATCCACCATTATATATTGCAGATGCGGGAGGCAACATTTCTCACACGACCAAAAGCATGATTTTGCTGGAAGGAGCCGTTTCTGATATTAACGGTGATGGTAAAGATGAATTATTCTTAAACATAAACGATTGTGAGAAAGGTGCCGATTCTATTGACATTGTTTGTTTTCAAATGGCAAATTCAACTTTCGTGGAACTACCCCAATACACTATTAAAAATATGCGCTCAAGAGGCTTTGACCCCGGATACCAGGCTTCAGTTGCGTTTGCTGATTTGGATGGCGACCAAACCGCAAACAACATCATGGTACATCTGGGTCTCAATGACCATACTTATTTTTACAACTCACTGCCGATTATAAATAATTTGACGCTGCCTGCACCTGCACTTGATATTTATGGAAAATACAAAATGATAGATTTTAATGGCAACGGAAAACCTGAAATCTTGTACACATATGTAATGAACGGAACAAAAAAATCAAATATTTATGAGAAAAAAGGAAATAGCTATCCTCTTTTGGCGGTGATAAATATAATGCAAGCTGTTGAAGACAGCGTTTATCCGGGCGATTATAATGGCGATGGCAAAACAGATTTATTACTGTACAAAAAAAATCAGGATAGATGGGATGTTGCCCATTCAACCGGTCAAACAATACTTGTAGATGCTACTGCGGCTTTGCCTTCATTGAATAGTTTTACTCAAATGAACATTGAATACTCCGTTCTTACCGGTGACTATAACGGCGATGGTAAAACAGATGTGTTGATATATAGCACCGATCAGTCAAACCCGGGACAGGCAGGCAATGTAAAAATATATTATTCATACGGCGGAAATTTCAGACCAATTGATTATGGAACACCAACAATAACTTACAACAATGGAACATTGATGTCTGATGTAGAAAATGCAGGAGATATAAATAAGGATGGAAAGGACGAAATCTATTTTACACGTTTAACCTTTCTGGGTGATGCCTGTTCCGGACGTTATACCTATACCTGTAGCTTTGATGATGGCATTACACCGCTTAAAGTAACATCAGTGACTGACGGATACAATAACAAGACAGCATTTTCGTATTCGAAATTATCCAATCCGTCGATTTACACTTTAGGTACAAACACAGACGCCAGGCTTAGCACTCTCAAAGGTTCCGGAACAATCGTTGCCTCTATGTCGCAGCCCGATGGCATTGGTGGTACAAGCACAACTAATTTTAAATATGAAGGCGGGCTGGTGCACAAGTTCGGAAAAGGCTTTCTTGGTTTCAGTAAAGTGACGGCAGAAAACACGACCACCGGTATAAAATCCGAGACATCCTGCACTCTGGATGCCGCAACCCTTATGATGAACCCGGCACTGGTGAAAAAATATATAAACAACAATTTAGTATCTAAGGTACAGAATACATTTCAGTATGTTGCACTCTATGGAAGTAATGGACACGGATATTTCAAAGGTCTGTTCCCATTTACATCACAAAGCATAGAAACTGATTTGCTCACGGGGATTATAAATACTTCTTCGTATAATTACGGCACAGTAGCAAACATTACAACGAATAAAGGGAACCCGCTATCGGTAACTGAAACCTATGGTGCTGACGGCACACAAGTAACAACCAATACTTACATAACAGCAAATTATGCTACAGCCAATGGAACTATTTCCATGCTTAAACCCTCATCGTTGCAGGTAAGCACCACTGTAACCGGACAAACTGCTTTTGTAAAAAAAACGAACTTCACCTACAACACAAATGGACGTCTGTGGAAAACTACCGAGTGGGCAAATCAAACAAAAACACTGCTCACCACCTATGATTATACCGGGAATAATTTCGGACTCGCCACAAAAGTTACGACCACCACTTCAGGCATTACAGACCGCTACAAGAATTTCACCTACGATACTCGTGGTCGCTTTGTTCTCACTGAAACCAACATGCTCGGGCATACAATCACATACCAGTATAACAACGCTTTTGGTGTGAAGACATCGGTAACAGATATTGCAGGAAATATCACGACCTATCTGTATGATGGATTGGGCAGAATTAAACAGGAAAACCTGCCTGCCGGGGCATCGAATATTTACAATTATAGATGGGATAATTCTGTAAACAACGGCCTTTATTATACCGAAGAAAAACGCGCCAACGCCCCCGACACAAAAACCTGGTACGACCAGATTGGACGTCCCGTATACAATACCACAGAGGGCTTTAACGGTGCATTGGTTTATACCGAAAAAGAATACAATGCAAAAGGTCAATTGTACCGCGAAAGCAAGCCCCATTACGGCAACGAACTTCCGAAATGGATTACCGGAACATATCAACCCAACACCGGAAGGCCCGCGACTACCAGTAACGACGGGCTGATTACGAGCTATGCCTACAGCGGAAAAACAGTAAGCATAACAGATCCCGGCGGAAAAGTCAGCAGTAAAACGATTAATGATTTCGGGCAGGTAGTGAGCAGTACCGATAACGGTGGAACGATAAGCACGGTATTTTACAGCAATGGCAAACCCAAAACTACCTCAACCAACGGAACTGTAATTTCATTTGCGTATGATGTCTATGGAAATCAAACATCACTTACAGACCCGAACGCCGGCACCAGCCTCTTCACATACAATATTTACGGTGAACTTCTGACACAGAAAGATGCTCGTGGTAACCTTTACTCGTTTCTGTATGATAATGCAGGCAGGATGACCAAAAAGACGGGGCCGGATGGCGTTTATGAATATTCGTATGTTGTATCGGGTCCGGGAAAAGGAAAACCTTCATGCTTACTCAGTCCGGGTGCGAGCGTAACATACGCTTACAATAATTACGGATTACCGGCCACCGTAACCGAAAACATTGCCGGTGCCGGCTATAGCTACAATTATGCGTACGATAATTATTTAAACAATACGGCCATTACCTATCCCAATGGCTTGTTGGTAAACAATGTTTACAATGTTTACGGGCAACTCACTGAAGTGAAAGCAAACGGAAATCAGGTATGGAAAAAAACATCGGAAAATGCTGCCGGCCAGATACTGCAGGAGCTGCAGAGCAACGGGATACTGACAACCTATAGTTACGATGCGCAGAATCGCCTGACTCAGATACAAAGCCCCATACAAAATGATGTGTACACGTATGAAAATACAACAGGCAATCTAATCAGTCGTTCTGACCAGTTGAATTTATTGAACGAAACATTTTCGTATGATAACCTCGACCGGCTTACCGAAGTAGTGATGAACGACATTTCTACCAAATCAATGAAATATGCGCCCAACGGTAACATCAACCGTAAAACCGATGCTGGAACTTACGTCTATGATGCCGTCAAACTGAACGCGGTATTAAGAATTGCAGGAACACCGGGCACAACGGCCATTCCATCGTTTACGCAGGATATCACGTATACCGCTTTTAATAAAATCCAGCAGATAAGCGAGAACAATAAAAAGATAATATATACTTACGGTCCCGGTCAGCAGCGCAATAAAATGTCGGTGTATAATGGCACCACTCTCGTGAAAAGCCGCATCTATTGCGGATTGTACGAAAAAGAAACCACCGCTGCAGGAGCCGTAACAGATTATTGTTATATTGCTACATCAAACGGTGTAACAGCAGTGGCAATAAACGGCTTGATAAACTATCTGCGTAAAGACAGACAGGGCAGCATAACAGGTCTCATTAACTGGAACAAGGTATGTCTTGAGCAATACAGCTATGATGCCTGGGGGCGCAGACGCAATCCGCAAACATGGGAATATTCAGGCTTTTCAACACCAACCATGCTTAGCAGAGGTTATACCTTTCATGAGCACCTCGATGATTTTGGTCTTATCAACATGAACGGCCGCTGCTACGACCCGGTTGCAGGGCGTTTTCTGAGTCCTGACCCGGTGGTGCAGGCCACAAACCTTACGCAGAGTTATAATCGCTACAGCTACTGCCTGAACAACCCGCTGAAATTTTCGGACCCGAGCGGAAACACCTATTATCGTTGTGATGCTACTGCGGGTTGGTCGAACGGCATCGATTATAAAAACTGGATGAAGTACATTGATGAGCATAAGAATGATTATGACGACATGTCGTATTATGGCATGATTACGGCCATTAATAATATAATCGGACCTGGGTGCAACGGTATGAGTGGTAACGCCAGTTCGGCAGAAATGATTTACCCGAATTCTGAGCACCATCGTGAAACCCGGGAAGCGACCGCCAACGGCACCTACATTCAGGCTCTGAACGGTATGGCAATGGGGAAATTGCTCTCAGCCATTATAACCGCCTGCCCTATTATTGAGAAATTTATTTCATTGCCGGTGAGTGATGGTCCTGATGATCCGCCAACGAAAAATAGCACAAATTTGCCATCTGGCAGAATTAAAGATGAAAGGGTTGTACTTGATTATATGGGAATCAAAGTGAGTTACTTTGTAATAACGAAAGACAACGATCCTTCTGCTGTTGTAATTACTACTGACCAGTACGGGAATTATAAAAGCACCTCGTATGGTTATGGACCGATAATTACTGCAACAGTTGGTGCAGATGGTTCACTCAAATTAGGAGGGTTAGGCAGTAATGTCGGATTTGATAAAAATTTCAACATAATTATGGATGGCGCCGTGCCAACCGGAACAACTTCGCGAGCCGGAGTAAGTGTAAAAATAAGTAGTGATTTTATTGAAAGTTTATTTCAATCTGCTGTTTCAATGGAATTTTTAGATTATTGTTTAATATTAATTGCGCTGTAA